ACGCGGCGGGCTGCCCCTCCTGCGGGGCGGGCGGGCCGCGGCCCCTCTCGGTGACCGACGCCGAGGGCCGCACCACCCGCTTCCGCTACGACGGGGCGGGGCGGCTGGTGGCCGAGGTGGATCCCCTGGGCCACGAGACGCACTACGCCTACGACGCCGCCGGGCGCCTGGTGCGGAAGACCGATCCCGAGGGCCGGACCCTCCGCTTCGCCTACGACGCCGCCGGCCGGCTCACCTCGCGGCGCTGCCCGGACGGGACCAACGCCACCTTCGCCTACGACGGGACGGGGCGGCTGGTCCACGCCGAGAACGCGGCCATCGCCTACGACTTC
This portion of the Dissulfurirhabdus thermomarina genome encodes:
- a CDS encoding RHS repeat domain-containing protein; protein product: AAGCPSCGAGGPRPLSVTDAEGRTTRFRYDGAGRLVAEVDPLGHETHYAYDAAGRLVRKTDPEGRTLRFAYDAAGRLTSRRCPDGTNATFAYDGTGRLVHAENAAIAYDF